From the Deltaproteobacteria bacterium genome, one window contains:
- a CDS encoding tetratricopeptide repeat protein produces the protein MQTLIEHSRSAQDSLLNIYGIGQPGINHKLFAALLAADLLKIVITTNFDMLIEQAYEQHCKKTNDLQVYYQETHFTKCDLDDDQKKLIKTHGSYHNKTSMIISIKQIASRENSIHRKRLIEKIFSNDRRNNEDQSMLILGYSCSDVFDINESISTLFDVKRIIYLVQHDTTQEQVENIEVCKEKNPFNRYQGLRIYCDTNKFVEKLWQNLLQQPYEEDKQLIALPQWQPMINEWIDINSDYKKHEILGALTFTVGDFAKSMSYYKKLLTLIDDNVEQSTKAWCLHNIGLACNAYEDSVRAIDYFKQALKIAKRNKDRELLMLLYGNLAVAHMKLSFLRDPRNQIPMRYYKKALRQARLLKDKYHEGVWHSGIATIYLKNKEDTLALPELQKLLAVAQQYGDKRSELLRLANLGSVHYHLGNYEDSIWFYNKAEHIARALGDINIVAELHENIKKAGEKHEEPDRFDKAMQRMGIEILDETQIKERRFYSLQIFIVTVVIIVIIWFKNSC, from the coding sequence ATGCAAACTCTAATTGAGCATAGTCGCAGTGCACAAGATAGTCTATTAAATATCTATGGTATAGGCCAACCAGGCATTAACCATAAGTTATTTGCTGCTTTACTGGCAGCCGATTTGCTGAAAATTGTTATAACTACTAACTTTGATATGCTTATTGAACAAGCATATGAGCAACACTGTAAAAAAACAAATGATCTACAAGTATATTATCAAGAGACGCATTTTACAAAATGCGATCTTGATGATGACCAGAAAAAACTAATTAAGACACATGGTAGTTATCACAATAAAACAAGTATGATCATTAGCATCAAACAAATTGCTAGTCGAGAAAACTCAATTCATCGCAAAAGACTAATTGAGAAAATATTTAGTAACGACAGAAGAAATAATGAAGATCAGTCGATGCTTATACTAGGGTATAGTTGTAGTGATGTATTTGATATCAATGAAAGTATTAGTACCTTGTTTGATGTGAAAAGGATAATATATTTGGTGCAACATGATACAACACAAGAACAAGTTGAAAATATTGAAGTATGCAAAGAAAAAAATCCTTTTAATAGGTATCAGGGTTTACGTATATATTGTGATACTAATAAATTTGTAGAAAAGCTTTGGCAAAATTTGCTTCAACAACCATATGAAGAAGATAAGCAGTTAATAGCATTACCTCAATGGCAACCCATGATCAATGAATGGATTGATATTAACTCAGATTATAAAAAACACGAGATTTTAGGGGCTTTAACATTTACGGTTGGTGATTTTGCTAAATCAATGTCTTACTATAAAAAACTACTAACTTTAATTGATGATAATGTTGAACAATCAACTAAAGCTTGGTGTTTGCATAATATCGGTTTGGCTTGTAATGCTTATGAAGACAGCGTGCGCGCCATTGATTATTTTAAACAAGCATTAAAAATTGCAAAGAGAAACAAGGATCGCGAACTTTTGATGCTACTATATGGTAATTTAGCTGTAGCACATATGAAATTATCATTTCTTAGAGACCCAAGAAATCAAATACCAATGCGATATTATAAAAAAGCCTTAAGGCAGGCACGTTTGTTAAAGGATAAATACCATGAAGGGGTATGGCACTCTGGTATAGCAACTATATATCTTAAAAATAAAGAAGATACTTTAGCGCTGCCAGAATTGCAGAAATTGTTAGCAGTCGCGCAACAATATGGTGATAAACGTAGCGAACTATTACGGTTAGCTAATTTAGGTAGCGTACATTATCATTTAGGGAACTATGAAGATTCTATATGGTTCTATAATAAAGCCGAACATATCGCACGAGCTTTAGGTGATATAAATATAGTTGCTGAGCTACACGAAAATATAAAAAAGGCAGGAGAAAAACAT